A single genomic interval of Osmia lignaria lignaria isolate PbOS001 chromosome 9, iyOsmLign1, whole genome shotgun sequence harbors:
- the eco gene encoding establishment of cohesion, with the protein MLIKMDLDNIQNDSLCSTENTEMLIWDKCEVSPKTPKRQFGKELQNDITETPSRSKEITLMTPLRSTHKINLLPRLSKHMSLGVLDLVEGFSPNKKENTLKRDAPDELDKSAVKLLKTDENHSVSKARTALFQEQDHKAKLKNLTISTKHFYQNSNEKKNYKVIHKLMETKLQNKSLSEHSKYHKRSLRRHTIGGINAGVSHGIRKPKPKPKTNSNGKKTNNNTMVINDMQNSMKVQEDSLKERQETNTSSVVPIERTLSPEVDCNKRFFKTKQSPAVVKISNNIKLKIASNGEVKLNQKNYRGRKQAHKRIKTTDITFDATDLMVDEPEIEKTVEQSNIDNILKILENDWADDDYDTMDTLISKQYANISPLKPVAILNDVIMSPASELTNMTLTMNIKDNSTLNTYENINTDNNNKKADEIITNTSTMNIKDISTPETSESISMDSDKQNPDKNITDIQGISTLNVSENSFTDNTDKKTNEKEPKYYPLFNKGYVAKVFDEIDNKSMHNTKQTKNWQLSVKLNGGENQYLLDAGQKNFGATQCMECGVVYQIGDPEDENAHLNYHNNKKVLKFPGWKTERVIMEDPFTQSRIILIEPGDSKQCWKKVTEVLEYVDRDLGLTDTKLSDYEQKRVYLYIRDKVIIGVLVAQHITTAYRMIPELLELNCCTVESSPAKCGIDVVWTDMNHRKQGIATKLVDILRNNFYFGYVMSLDDIAFSIPSSGGKIFAEKYTKTRNFKVYS; encoded by the exons ATGTTAATCAAGATGGATCTGGATAATATACAAAATGATTCATTATGTTCCACGGAAAATACAGAAATGCTTATTTGGGACAAATGTGAAGTATCACCAAAAACACCTAAAAGACAGTTTGGTAAAGAACTACAAAATGATATCACGGAAACTCCAAGTAGAAGTAAAGAAATTACATTAATGACACCATTGAGGTCAAcgcataaaataaatttattgccAAGATTAAGTAAACACATGTCCCTTGGTGTACTTGATTTGGTTGAAGGTTTTTCACCCAACAAGAAAGAAAATACATTAAAGAGAGATGCACCTGATGAACTAGACAAATCtgctgtaaaattattaaaaactgaTGAAAATCATTCAGTTTCTAAAGCTAGAACAGCCTTATTTCAAGAACAAGATCACAAAGCTAAACTAAAGAATTTAACTATAAGTACTAAACACTTTTACCAAAATTCCAATgagaaaaagaattataaaGTAATACACAAATTAATGGAAACAAAATTGCAGAACAAAAGTTTATCAGAACATTCAAAGTATCATAAAAGATCTCTAAGGAGACACACTATAGGAGGGATTAATGCTGGAGTTTCACATGGTATCAGAAAGCCAAAACCAAAACCAAAAACAAATTCAAATGGTAAAAAGACTAATAATAACACAATGGTCATAAATGATATGCAGAATAGTATGAAGGTGCAGGAAGATTCATTGAAAGAAAGACAGGAAACAAATACATCAAGTGTAGTACCAATAGAAAGAACACTATCACCAGAAGTTGATTGTAATAAACGCTTTTTTAAAACTAAACAATCTCCAGCTGTAGTTAAAATAAGCAAcaatatcaaattaaaaatcGCATCAAATGGTGAAGTAAAATTGAATCAAAAGAATTATAGAGGTAGAAAACAAGCTCACAAACGAATAAAAACTACAGACATTACTTTTGACGCTACTGATTTAATGGTAGATGAACCAGAAATAGAAAAAACAGTAGAACAAAGTAACATTGATAATAtcttaaaaatattagaaaatgattGGGCTGATGATGATTATGACACCATGGATACTTTAATTAGTAAACAGTATGCAAATATTTCACCACTGAAGCCAGTTGCAATATTAAACGATGTTATTATGTCACCGGCGAGTGAACTCACTAATATGACATTAACTATGAATATCAAAGACAACAGCACACTAAATACTTACGAAAATATTAATACAGATAATAATAACAAGAAAGCTGATGAAATTATTACTAATACATCAACTATGAATATCAAAGACATCAGCACACCAGAAACTTCAGAAAGTATATCTATGGATAGTGATAAACAAAATcctgataaaaatattactgaTATCCAAGGCATTAGCACACTAAACGTTTCTGAAAATAGTTTTACAGATAATACTGATAAGAAGACTAATGAAAAAGAACCCAAGTATTATCCACTGTTTAATAAAGGATATGTTGCTAAAGTATTCGA TGAAATTGATAACAAATCAATGCATAATACAAAACAAACTAAGAATTGGCAATTATCCGTAAAACTAAATGGTGGTGAAAATCAGTATCTGCTAGATGCAGGTCAAAAGAATTTCGGAGCAACACAATGTATGGAATGTGGTGTTGTATATCAAATAGGAGATCCTGAAGATGAAAATGCTCATTTAaattatcataataataaaaaagttctaaAATTTCCT GGTTGGAAAACAGAACGGGTAATTATGGAAGACCCTTTTACACAAAGTCGAATAATTCTAATAGAGCCAGGTGACTCAAAACAATGTTGGAAGAAAGTAACAGAAGTTTTAGAATATGTAGACAGGGATTTAGGATTAACTGACACAAAATTATCAGATTACGAGCAAAAAAGA GTGTACCTATATATAAGGGATAAAGTAATCATAGGGGTACTGGTTGCACAACATATAACGACAGCGTATCGTATGATACCtgaattattagaattaaaCTGTTGTACAGTAGAAAGCAGTCCTGCTAAATGTGGTATAGATGTTGTATGGACTGATATGAATCATCGTAAACAAGGCATAGCTACTAAGCTGGTTGATATATTAAG AAACAACTTCTATTTCGGGTATGTAATGTCTTTAGATGACATCGCATTTTCAATTCCGTCTTCAGGTGGAAAAATATTCGCCGAAAAATATACCAAAACACgaaatttcaaagtttataGTTAA
- the Glyp gene encoding glycogen phosphorylase, producing MSASEVDHEKRKQISVRGIVDVENVANFKKTFNRHLHYTLVKDRNVATSRDYFFALAHSVKDNLVSRWIRTQQYYYEKDPKRVYYLSLEYYMGRALQNTMINLGIQGACDEAMYQMGLDIEELEELEEDAGLGNGGLGRLAACFLDSMATLGIAAYGYGIRYEYGIFAQKIKNGEQIEEPDDWLRYGNPWEKARPEFMLPVNFYGQVIDTPEGKKWVNTQVIFAMPYDNPIPGYKNNVVNSLRLWSAKSPVEFNLKFFNDGDYIQAVIDRNLAENISRVLYPNDNFFEGKELRLKQEYFMVAATLQDIIRRYKASKFGSKEHHRTDFDMFPDKVAIQLNDTHPSLAIPELMRILIDVEGLPWEKAWDITTKTCAYTNHTVLPEALERWPTSLLESILPRHLQIIYHINFLHLQTVSAKFPGDMDRLRRMSLIEEEGEKRVNMAHLSIVGSHAINGVAAIHSEILINSVFKDFYELTPEKFQNKTNGITPRRWLLLCNPNLSDIIEEKIGSEWTVHLEQLAQLKQWAKDPVFQRSIIKIKQENKLRLAQILEKDYGVKVNPASIFDIQVKRIHEYKRQLLNCLHVITLYNRIKKDPSAPFVPRTVMIGGKAAPGYHLAKQIIKLICSVGNVINNDPIVGDKLKFIFLENYRVTLAEKIIPAADLSEQISTAGTEASGTGNMKFMLNGALTIGTLDGANVEMAEEMGKENIFIFGMTVDEVEELKRKGYNAYDYYNRIPELKQCIDQIQGGFFSPNNPDEFKDITNVLLNWDRFYSFADYESYIAMQNQVSKVYQDETKWVEMAIHNIASSGKFSSDRTIAEYAREIWGVEPSWQRLPAPHEPRDI from the exons ATGTCAGCCTCAGAAGTGGATCACGAGAAGAGGAAACAAATTTCTGTGCGCGGAATTGTTGACGTAGAAAATGTAGCGAATTTTAAGAAAACATTCAATAGACATCTACACTACACTCTTGTTAAAGATCGTAACGTAGCTACAAGTAGGGATTATTTCTTTGCCTTGGCACACAGCGTCAAGGACAATTTGGTCTCGAGATGGATACGTACTCAACAATATTATTACGAAAAAGATCCGAAG AGGGTTTACTATCTGTCTCTGGAGTATTACATGGGAAGAGCTCTCCAGAACACCATGATCAACTTGGGTATCCAAGGTGCTTGCGATGAAGCTATGTACCAG ATGGGATTGGACATAGAAGAACTTGAAGAACTCGAGGAGGATGCTGGATTAGGAAATGGAGGTTTGGGAAGATTAGCAGCTTGCTTCCTGGATAGTATGGCCACTCTTGGCATAGCAGCCTATGGATATGGTATTCGATACGAGTACGGTATATTTGCACAAAAAATTAAGAATGGGGAACAGATAGAGGAGCCAGATGATTGGTTGCGTTACGGTAACCCATGGGAAAAGGCTAGACCCGAGTTCATGCTTCCAGTGAACTTCTATGGGCAAGTTATCGATACTCCTGAAGGAAAGAAATGGGTGAACACACAG GTTATATTCGCAATGCCCTACGACAATCCGATTCCTGGATACAAAAACAATGTAGTTAATAGTCTCAGACTTTGGTCTGCAAAATCACCTGTAGAATTTAATCTGAAATTTT TCAATGATGGTGACTACATTCAAGCTGTGATTGATCGGAATTTAGCAGAAAATATTTCTAGGGTTTTATATCCTAATGATAATTTCTTTGAAGGAAAAGAATTGCGATTGAAGCAAGAGTATTTCATGGTGGCAGCAACTCTTCAAGACATAATACGCAG GTACAAAGCTAGCAAATTTGGCTCAAAAGAACATCACAGGACAGATTTCGACATGTTCCCTGACAAAGTCGCTATTCAATTGAACGATACTCATCCTTCTCTGGCCATTCCTGAACTTATGAGGATTCTCATCGACGTCGAAGGGCTTCCATGGGAAAAGGCATGGGACATTACAACCAAAACCTGTGCTTATACTAATCACACGGTGCTTCCAGAAGCTCTTGAAAGATGGCCAACAAGCTTGTTGGAAAGCATTCTTCCTCGACATTTGCAAATCATTTATCACATCAATTTCCTTCACCTTCAAACTGTAAGCGCCAAATTCCCGGGTGATATGGATCGCCTTCGTCGCATGTCTTTGATCGAAGAGGAAGGTGAAAAACGAGTGAATATGGCTCATCTTTCGATCGTTGGTAGCCACGCTATTAACGGTGTCGCGGCTATACATTCGGAAATCTTGATAAACAGTGT TTTCAAAGATTTCTATGAACTGACGCCTGAGAAGTTCCAGAACAAAACCAATGGTATTACACCAAGAAGATGGCTCCTTCTCTGCAATCCAAATCTCTCAGATATCATCGAAGAA AAAATTGGCAGCGAATGGACGGTGCATTTAGAACAGCTTGCACAACTGAAACAGTGGGCCAAAGATCCAGTATTCCAACGTAGCATCATAAAAATCaaacaggaaaataaattgAGATTAGCGCAAATACTCGAGAAAGATTATGGGGTTAAAGTGAATCCTGCTTCTATTTTCGATATCCAA GTGAAACGAATACACGAATACAAGAGACAACTTTTGAACTGCCTACACGTAATAACGCTTTATaatagaataaagaaagatCCATCTGCACCGTTCGTTCCTCGAACGGTAATGATCGGAGGCAAAGCAGCACCCGGCTACCACTTAGCAAAGcaaatcattaaattaatttgcaGCGTAGGAAATGTTATTAATAATGATCCTATCGTTGGTGACAAACTGAAATTTATCTTCTTGGAGAATTACCGAGTTACGTTAGCCGAGAAAATTATTCCAGCAGCAGATTTGAGTGAACAGATTTCCACTGCTGGTACTGAAGCTTCTGGTACAGGAAACATGAAGTTCATG TTAAATGGAGCGTTAACAATTGGCACACTGGATGGTGCGAATGTTGAAATGGCTGAAGAAATGGgcaaagaaaatatattcatttttgGTATGACCGTCGACGAAGTGGAAGAATTGAAACGAAAAGGATATAACGCTTATGATTATTACAATAGAATCCCAGAATTAAAACAATGCATTGATCAGATTCAAGGTGGTTTCTTCAGTCCTAACAATCCAGATGAATTTAAAGATATTACCAATGTTCTACTAAATTGGGACAGATTTTACTCGTTTGCTGATTATGAGAGCTATATAGCAATGCAGAACCAAGTCAGTAAAGTCTATCAG GATGAAACCAAATGGGTGGAAATGGCCATTCATAACATAGCTTCTTCAGGCAAATTTTCATCAGATAGAACAATCGCAGAGTATGCTCGCGAAATTTGGGGCGTTGAGCCATCTTGGCAACGACTTCCCGCCCCTCATGaacctcgagatatttaa
- the LOC117607702 gene encoding galectin-8 isoform X2 gives MLKIRIRTLTSFYYNVSAPVLLQPLKPTSAIVVTGYIPADALRFSVNLLCKTGNIALHFNARLDRGYVVRNTKFKGCWEEEETCSPSGHTAFRRNSYVHILIFCTANAFQIAVNGEHFCAFSYRMPLEDITNLEINGSLEDTRFRQLELFVYPDPKLCRPSNILSLKVEQPIVECLSVPITVGIESEFKPGTRLFIAGRLKLLPHSFYVNLQKGKAIYPHPIIALHLNPRFSYGSSAPYVVMNCWMNGSWEHEERHHGHLSWMPGRDFLLTIRCEHEVYTIWLGDKMIGEFKHRLQPSIVDTLKISGDIVLHELAMTYSN, from the exons ATGTTGAAAATTCGTATCCGGACTTTGACTAGTTTCTACTAC AATGTTTCGGCACCAGTTCTATTACAACCTTTGAAACCAACATCAGCTATCGTGGTCACGGGATACATTCCTGCTGATGCGTTGAG ATTTTCAGTGAATTTGTTATGCAAGACAGGCAATATTGCATTGCATTTCAACGCGCGATTGGACAGGGGTTACGTCGTTCGAAATACGAAATTTAAAGGATGttgggaagaagaagaaacttgttCTCCTTCTGGTCATACTGCTTTCCGACGCAATTCCTACGTTCATATTTTGATCTTCTGTACTGCTAATGCGTTTCAG ATTGCGGTCAATGGAGAGCACTTTTGCGCTTTCTCCTATAGAATGCCTCTTGAAGATATAACGAACCTCGAGATTAATGGATCATTAGAAGATACCAGATTTCGGCAACTGGAATTATTTGTTTATCCAGATCCAAAGTTATGTAGGCCGAGCAATATTTTAAGCTTAAAAGTCGAGCAACCGATAGTCGAGTGTCTC AGCGTTCCGATTACTGTAGGCATCGAAAGCGAATTCAAACCAGGGACTAGACTTTTCATTGCTGGAAGATTAAAACTTCTTCCACATTC GTTTTATGTGAACCTACAAAAAGGAAAGGCAATTTACCCACATCCTATAATTGCCTTACATTTAAATCCCCGCTTTTCATATGGTAGCAGCGCACCCTATGTTGTGATGAATTGTTGGATGAATGGATCTTGGGAACACGAAGAAAGACATCACGGACATTTATCTTGGATGCCTGGTCGTGATTTTCTTCTGAC AATTCGATGTGAACACGAAGTATATACAATATGGCTTGGTGATAAAATGATTGGAGAATTTAAACATAGACTGCAACCTTCTATTGTTGATACCCTTAAAATAtctggagatattgtccttcaTGAATTAGCTATGACTTATTCGAATTAA
- the LOC117607702 gene encoding galectin-8 isoform X1 → MSVNENKIFVQTKENAVREFSFVDEDTLPLNVSAPVLLQPLKPTSAIVVTGYIPADALRFSVNLLCKTGNIALHFNARLDRGYVVRNTKFKGCWEEEETCSPSGHTAFRRNSYVHILIFCTANAFQIAVNGEHFCAFSYRMPLEDITNLEINGSLEDTRFRQLELFVYPDPKLCRPSNILSLKVEQPIVECLSVPITVGIESEFKPGTRLFIAGRLKLLPHSFYVNLQKGKAIYPHPIIALHLNPRFSYGSSAPYVVMNCWMNGSWEHEERHHGHLSWMPGRDFLLTIRCEHEVYTIWLGDKMIGEFKHRLQPSIVDTLKISGDIVLHELAMTYSN, encoded by the exons ATGtctgtaaatgaaaataaaattttcgtgCAAACAAAAGAAAATGCTGTTCGAGAATTCTCTTTTGTCGATGAGGACACATTGCCGTTG AATGTTTCGGCACCAGTTCTATTACAACCTTTGAAACCAACATCAGCTATCGTGGTCACGGGATACATTCCTGCTGATGCGTTGAG ATTTTCAGTGAATTTGTTATGCAAGACAGGCAATATTGCATTGCATTTCAACGCGCGATTGGACAGGGGTTACGTCGTTCGAAATACGAAATTTAAAGGATGttgggaagaagaagaaacttgttCTCCTTCTGGTCATACTGCTTTCCGACGCAATTCCTACGTTCATATTTTGATCTTCTGTACTGCTAATGCGTTTCAG ATTGCGGTCAATGGAGAGCACTTTTGCGCTTTCTCCTATAGAATGCCTCTTGAAGATATAACGAACCTCGAGATTAATGGATCATTAGAAGATACCAGATTTCGGCAACTGGAATTATTTGTTTATCCAGATCCAAAGTTATGTAGGCCGAGCAATATTTTAAGCTTAAAAGTCGAGCAACCGATAGTCGAGTGTCTC AGCGTTCCGATTACTGTAGGCATCGAAAGCGAATTCAAACCAGGGACTAGACTTTTCATTGCTGGAAGATTAAAACTTCTTCCACATTC GTTTTATGTGAACCTACAAAAAGGAAAGGCAATTTACCCACATCCTATAATTGCCTTACATTTAAATCCCCGCTTTTCATATGGTAGCAGCGCACCCTATGTTGTGATGAATTGTTGGATGAATGGATCTTGGGAACACGAAGAAAGACATCACGGACATTTATCTTGGATGCCTGGTCGTGATTTTCTTCTGAC AATTCGATGTGAACACGAAGTATATACAATATGGCTTGGTGATAAAATGATTGGAGAATTTAAACATAGACTGCAACCTTCTATTGTTGATACCCTTAAAATAtctggagatattgtccttcaTGAATTAGCTATGACTTATTCGAATTAA
- the LOC117607658 gene encoding putative ATP-dependent RNA helicase DDX43 — MDNYQRTYTVSNNKYMKRGNQERYHRNNYRNEENQYNNSRYSNSDCESEKFIIHINSDKVGKLIGRSGANIKDLQSKTNTKIHIDRSTGNDTTAVTIIGSKEAQQHAQNEIEDLLKDSSYVSTEVKNEQTEQFEQEDKPPIDFTTFDWTKAGEECDAYRKEKWSKFAPVIKNFYKEHPEVANMTKEQVAHIRQTNNNIEVRYMFENEEKCSESSKDFPIPNPIETFEQAFEDYPEILEEIRKQGFAKPSPIQCQAWPVLLSGKDLIGIAQTGTGKTLAFLLPALIHIEGQETPRSERTGPNILVMAPTRELALQIEKEVNKYSYHGIKAVCIYGGGSRKEQVNIVTKGVEIVIATPGRLNDLVEANILNISSVTYLVLDEADRMLDMGFEPQIRKTLLDIRPDRQTVMTSATWPQGVRRLAQSYMQNPIQVFVGSLDLATVHTVMQKIYIVDEEEKSDRMYQFFREMATTDKVIVFFGKKCRVDDIASDLALQGVNCQSIHGGREQCDREQALEDLKTGEVQILLATDVASRGIDIEDVTHVLNYDFPRDIEEYVHRVGRTGRAGRTGESITFMTRKDWALAKELITLLEEANQEIPEELFKMAERFEARRDKRDFPQRRGGNRRY, encoded by the exons atgGATAATTATCAACGAACATATACTGTCTCAaacaataaatatatgaaaCGTGGTAATCAAGAAAGATATCACAGAAATAATTACAGAAATGAAGAGAATCAGTATAATAATTCCAGATATAGCAATTCTGACTGTGAATCTGAGAAGTTTATTATACACATTAACAGTGATAAAGTGGGAAAACTGATTGGTAGAAGTGGAGCTAACATTAAAGATCTTCAAAGCAAAACAAATACAAAAATTCAT aTTGATAGATCAACTGGTAATGATACTACTGCTGTAACTATAATTGGTTCCAAAGAAGCACAACAGCATGCTCAGAATGAAATAGAAGATTTATTGAAAGATTCTTCATATGTATCGACAGAAGTGAAGAATGAGCAAACAGAGCAATTTGAGCAAGAGGATAAACCACCAATTGATTTTACAACATTTGATTGGACCAAAGCTGGTGAAGAATGT GATGcatatagaaaagaaaaatggtcaAAGTTTGCACCTGTTAtcaagaatttttataaagAGCATCCAGAGGTTGCTAATATGACAAAAGAACAGGTAGCTCATATTAGGCAAACAAACAACAATATAGAAGTAAGATATAtgtttgaaaatgaagaaaaatgttcAGAGAGTTCAAAAGATTTTCCCATACCCAATCCTATTGAAACATTTGAACAAGCTTTTGAG GATTATCCTGAGATACTGGAGGAAATAAGAAAGCAAGGATTTGCTAAACCAAGTCCAATACAGTGTCAAGCTTGGCCTGTTCTCCTTAGCGGTAAAGACCTTATTGGAATTGCGCAAACAGGCACAG GTAAAACACTGGCATTTTTGTTGCCTgctttaattcatatcgaaggACAAGAAACACCAAGGTCAGAGAGAACTGGGCCTAATATTCTTGTTATGGCACCCACCAGAGAATTAGCATTACAGATTGAAAAAGAAGTGAATAAATATTCTTATCACGGTATAAAAGC GGTATGCATCTATGGAGGTGGCAGCCGTAAAGAACAAGTCAATATAGTAACTAAAGGTGTAGAAATAGTCATTGCGACTCCTGGTAGACTAAATGATCTTGTAGaagcaaatattttaaatatttcttcggTCACGTACCTTGTATTAGACGAAGCCGATCGCATGCTTGACATGGGATTTGAACCACAAATTAGGAAGACTTTGTTAGATATAAGACCAGATCGGCAAACAGTTATGACGAG TGCTACGTGGCCTCAAGGTGTTAGACGTTTAGCTCAATCGTATATGCAAAATCCGATTCAAGTATTTGTCGGGTCTCTTGATTTAGCTACTGTACATACAGTAATGCAGAAAATTTATATAgtcgatgaagaagaaaaatcagatagg ATGTATCAATTTTTCCGTGAGATGGCCACCACCGATAAGGTAATAGTATTTTTTGGGAAAAAATGCCGAGTAGATGACATTGCGAGTGATTTAGCTCTTCAAGGTGTTAACTGTCAAAGTATACATGGAGGAAGGGAGCAGTGTGATAGAGAACAAGCATTAGAAGATTTAAAAACTGGCGAAGTACAAATACTTCTTGCAACGGATGTTGCCAGTCGTGGCATCGATATTGAAGATGTTAC GCATGTATTAAATTATGATTTTCCGCGAGATATTGAAGAATACGTTCACCGAGTTGGTCGAACGGGTCGCGCTGGACGCACTGGAGAAAGTATTACATTTATGACAAGGAAAGATTGGGCTCTTGCGAAGGAATTAATTACTCTTCTAGAAGAAGCTAATCAA GAAATTCCTGAGGAACTGTTTAAGATGGCTGAAAGATTTGAAGCCCGAAGAGATAAACGAGATTTTCCACAGAGAAGGGGTGGCAACAGAAGATATTGA